In the genome of Triticum urartu cultivar G1812 chromosome 5, Tu2.1, whole genome shotgun sequence, one region contains:
- the LOC125511051 gene encoding cytochrome b-c1 complex subunit 7-like, giving the protein MTSMLSAFSSWFVNPRRNPLARIHMLTISNRLKNYGLRYDDLYDPYFDLDIKEALCRLPREVVDARHQRLKRAMDLSMKHQYLPDDVRALQTPFKSYLSDMLALVKKEAAERKALGALPLYERTLP; this is encoded by the exons ATGACGTCGATGCTGTCCGCGTTCTCGTCGTGGTTCGTGAACCCGCGCCGCAACCCGCTGGCCCGCATCCACATGCTCACCATCTCCAACCGCCTCAAGAACTACG GCCTGAGGTACGACGACCTGTATGACCCCTACTTCGATCTGGACATCAAGGAGGCGCTCTGCAGGCTGCCCCGGGAGGTGGTCGACGCCCGCCACCAGCGTCTCAAGCGCGCCATGGACCTCTCCATGAAGCACCAGTACCTCCCCGACGACGTCCGG GCACTACAGACACCATTCAAAAGCTATTTGAGCGACATGCTGGCTCTG GTGAAAAAGGAGGCAGCAGAGCGTAAAGCACTGGGAGCCCTTCCTCTCTACGAGAGAACCCTTCCTTGA